A genomic window from Parvularcula sp. LCG005 includes:
- a CDS encoding class I SAM-dependent methyltransferase: MSDDRLERERAFHNQRFAENERQAQLKYYAAVEAAMTHYRDRIAALALDADLLDYGCAEGDNVLRYASIARSIHGIDISDVAVDRGTARLDAAGITNGKLHVMNAEEMTFPDHSFDLVFGSGIVHHLDVQKSLTEIERVLKPGGRVLFVEPLGHNPAIDLYRRMTPQARTADEHPLRRSDFQLFEKIFSAARFDFHALTTLAVVPFRRTPAKAPILSATRAIDRALFRLPGLKWWAWYAVMEGQKAEA, from the coding sequence ATGAGTGACGATCGACTTGAGCGTGAACGCGCATTTCACAATCAGCGGTTTGCCGAGAACGAGCGGCAGGCCCAGCTGAAATACTACGCCGCGGTTGAGGCAGCGATGACGCACTACAGGGATCGCATTGCCGCTTTGGCGCTGGACGCCGATCTTCTGGACTATGGATGCGCGGAAGGGGACAACGTACTGAGATATGCGTCAATCGCCCGGTCCATTCATGGGATCGACATATCTGACGTGGCTGTGGACCGCGGAACGGCACGCCTTGATGCGGCGGGAATTACTAACGGCAAGCTGCATGTCATGAATGCTGAGGAAATGACGTTTCCCGATCATTCCTTCGATCTCGTTTTCGGCAGCGGTATCGTGCACCATCTCGATGTGCAGAAATCCCTCACCGAAATTGAGCGGGTGCTGAAGCCGGGCGGTCGGGTACTGTTTGTCGAACCGCTGGGCCACAACCCGGCGATCGATCTTTACCGCCGGATGACCCCCCAGGCGCGGACAGCGGATGAGCACCCGCTTCGGCGATCAGACTTTCAGCTGTTCGAAAAAATATTCAGCGCTGCCCGCTTTGACTTCCATGCCCTGACAACACTTGCAGTGGTGCCATTTCGCAGGACGCCGGCGAAGGCACCGATCCTGTCAGCGACACGCGCGATTGATCGCGCGCTGTTCCGGCTACCAGGCCTTAAATGGTGGGCCTGGTACGCCGTTATGGAAGGCCAAAAGGCCGAGGCCTAG
- a CDS encoding PGPGW domain-containing protein — protein MTAGFLALMHKIFGSLLVVSGLVMFPLPIPVGLIMIAFGLAMLAPYFPPVQAFVRFLRRKFPAFDRAMVRFKHRCPRVVQTTIEKTCPHTHDKDLAA, from the coding sequence GTGACGGCGGGTTTCTTGGCACTCATGCATAAGATTTTCGGAAGCCTTCTTGTGGTTTCCGGTCTGGTGATGTTTCCGCTGCCGATTCCCGTGGGGCTGATCATGATCGCCTTCGGGTTGGCCATGCTGGCCCCATATTTCCCGCCGGTGCAGGCATTTGTCCGTTTCCTTCGCCGAAAGTTTCCTGCCTTTGACCGCGCCATGGTCCGATTCAAACACCGCTGCCCGCGCGTCGTGCAGACGACCATCGAAAAGACCTGCCCACACACGCACGACAAAGATCTGGCTGCCTGA
- a CDS encoding DUF885 domain-containing protein, whose product MHKILLLLTASLAACATADPTSTPAADGQAQPSLRAPNPSTRAFEDVMARQWQARLEANPVFATTTGVRDYDDQLPDMSLAAYERRVDVSRALLADLNRIDSTKLSADDALNYELLKGQLEDDVAAAAFGGKYLLMTTYYSPLQTLTGMPDQLPFRTLADYRSYVARLGKMPAFLAQTTDVLRAGIDAGWVQPCAPMQGYEDTINANVVIDPQDSVFFDPFDRKPAAISDAEFAALKVEAARAIREEVVPAIRQFETFYNLEYQPACREEVGVSTMPGGIDYYENRVRHFTTTDMSADEIHQIGLSEVARIRAEMEEIATGEGYRNLASFQNYLRTTPNFYPVSPKDRMKEAALIAKKMDGQLVNLFTRLPAMPYDVREIPPDIAPKTTTAYYSQPSGDGSRSGTYWINTTNLENRPNYELESLTFHEAVPGHHLQIALQHELDLPEFRKYLELTAFVEGWALYSERLGLEVGFYDTPYTNFGRLSYEMWRACRLVVDTGMHSKGWTRQQAIDFMTENTGLSATNIRNEVDRYITWPGQALGYKIGELKIRELRARAEAALGPDFDVRLFHDAVLEAGALPLSVLEDRIDDWIAEQKGVGL is encoded by the coding sequence ATGCATAAAATTCTTCTTCTGCTGACCGCAAGCCTTGCCGCCTGCGCGACGGCCGATCCGACCTCGACGCCTGCGGCCGACGGCCAGGCGCAACCGTCCTTGCGGGCGCCAAACCCGTCTACGCGTGCCTTTGAAGATGTCATGGCGCGCCAATGGCAGGCGCGGCTGGAGGCCAACCCGGTCTTCGCCACAACGACCGGCGTGCGGGATTACGATGATCAGCTGCCGGATATGAGCTTGGCTGCCTATGAGCGGCGGGTGGACGTGTCGCGCGCGCTTCTGGCTGATCTGAACCGTATTGATAGCACCAAGCTGTCGGCGGATGACGCGCTGAACTATGAGCTTCTCAAGGGACAGCTTGAGGACGACGTCGCGGCCGCGGCGTTTGGCGGCAAATATCTCCTGATGACGACCTATTATAGCCCGCTGCAAACGTTGACGGGCATGCCGGATCAGCTGCCATTCCGCACGTTGGCGGATTACCGCTCCTATGTGGCGCGTCTGGGCAAAATGCCGGCCTTCCTTGCACAGACGACCGATGTCCTGCGCGCCGGTATCGATGCGGGCTGGGTTCAGCCCTGCGCGCCCATGCAGGGATATGAGGATACGATCAACGCCAATGTCGTGATTGATCCCCAGGACAGCGTTTTTTTTGACCCCTTCGACCGCAAGCCTGCCGCGATCAGCGATGCCGAATTTGCGGCGCTGAAGGTCGAGGCCGCCCGCGCCATCCGTGAAGAGGTTGTGCCGGCCATCCGCCAGTTCGAGACCTTCTATAACCTTGAATATCAACCGGCCTGCCGCGAAGAGGTTGGGGTCAGCACCATGCCGGGCGGCATAGACTATTATGAAAACCGTGTCCGTCATTTTACGACAACGGATATGAGTGCGGACGAAATCCACCAGATCGGACTGTCCGAAGTTGCGCGCATCCGTGCCGAGATGGAAGAAATTGCGACGGGCGAGGGGTATCGCAACCTTGCGTCGTTCCAGAACTATCTGCGGACCACGCCGAATTTCTATCCGGTGTCGCCGAAGGACCGCATGAAGGAGGCCGCGCTGATCGCCAAGAAGATGGATGGCCAGCTCGTCAATCTGTTCACGCGCCTGCCAGCCATGCCCTATGATGTGCGTGAGATCCCGCCCGATATTGCGCCGAAAACGACCACGGCCTATTACTCCCAGCCGTCAGGTGATGGCAGTCGGTCCGGCACCTACTGGATCAACACGACCAATCTGGAAAACCGTCCGAATTATGAACTCGAGTCCCTGACCTTCCATGAGGCTGTGCCGGGGCACCATCTGCAGATCGCGCTACAGCACGAACTCGACCTGCCCGAGTTCCGCAAATACTTGGAGCTGACCGCCTTTGTCGAAGGTTGGGCACTCTATTCCGAGCGCCTCGGGCTCGAGGTTGGCTTCTATGATACGCCGTATACCAATTTTGGTCGGCTATCCTATGAAATGTGGCGCGCCTGTCGTCTTGTTGTGGATACCGGCATGCACTCCAAGGGCTGGACGCGGCAACAGGCCATCGATTTCATGACGGAGAATACGGGGCTTTCCGCCACGAATATTCGCAATGAGGTCGACCGCTATATCACTTGGCCGGGGCAGGCGCTCGGCTACAAGATTGGTGAGCTGAAGATCCGTGAGCTTCGCGCCCGGGCTGAGGCGGCGCTTGGTCCCGATTTTGACGTGCGGCTGTTCCACGATGCCGTGCTGGAAGCGGGCGCCCTGCCGCTTTCCGTTCTGGAAGACCGCATTGACGACTGGATCGCTGAGCAGAAAGGCGTGGGGCTGTAA
- a CDS encoding mannose-1-phosphate guanylyltransferase/mannose-6-phosphate isomerase, which produces MGSVFPVVMSGGSGTRLWPLSRQANPKQFRALVTDKTMLEETVGRLVGENDHPVEAPIVICGAGHGDLVDSILNGAGHTAQSVVLEPIGRNTAPVAIVAALEVLAKDKDGLVLLLPADHHVIDPAAFRRAVGQAVPIAEQGYLTTFGIKPTHPETGYGYIRAGAPLGEGASKVAAFVEKPNREKAQTYLDDGHYAWNAGIFLYRADRLLEEAQAHIPEIATATTEAWKAARREGNMVHLDTDKFAAVPSESIDYGIMERTSRAAMIGPVDMGWNDVGSWQAVSALSPRDGANVVKGDVVLEGVKNSFVLADGVTVAAIGVEDLIIVATGDAVLVTRADRTQDVKKIVDQLKAKGRSELL; this is translated from the coding sequence ATGGGTTCCGTTTTTCCTGTCGTGATGTCCGGTGGTAGCGGCACCCGCCTTTGGCCGCTCTCTCGCCAAGCCAATCCCAAGCAGTTCCGCGCCCTTGTGACGGACAAGACGATGCTGGAGGAGACAGTTGGCCGGCTCGTCGGTGAGAATGACCACCCTGTCGAGGCCCCTATCGTTATCTGCGGCGCAGGCCATGGCGACCTGGTGGACTCGATCCTGAACGGTGCCGGGCACACGGCGCAGTCGGTCGTTTTGGAGCCGATTGGCCGGAACACGGCCCCCGTCGCCATTGTTGCCGCGCTGGAAGTGCTGGCCAAGGACAAGGACGGTCTCGTCCTGCTTCTCCCCGCCGACCACCACGTTATTGATCCTGCCGCCTTTCGCCGCGCCGTGGGACAGGCCGTTCCCATCGCGGAACAGGGTTATCTGACGACGTTCGGGATCAAGCCGACGCACCCTGAAACCGGCTACGGCTACATACGCGCTGGCGCTCCCCTTGGTGAGGGGGCCAGCAAGGTCGCCGCTTTTGTCGAGAAGCCCAATCGTGAGAAAGCGCAGACCTATCTCGACGATGGGCACTATGCCTGGAATGCCGGCATCTTTCTCTATCGGGCCGACCGGCTGCTGGAAGAAGCGCAGGCGCACATCCCGGAGATTGCCACTGCGACCACTGAAGCGTGGAAGGCTGCCCGCCGCGAAGGCAATATGGTCCATCTCGATACGGATAAATTTGCGGCCGTCCCGTCGGAATCCATCGACTATGGCATCATGGAGCGGACAAGCAGAGCTGCGATGATCGGCCCGGTCGACATGGGATGGAACGATGTGGGCAGCTGGCAGGCCGTCAGCGCCCTGTCCCCCCGCGATGGGGCCAATGTGGTGAAGGGCGACGTGGTGCTCGAAGGGGTCAAGAACAGCTTCGTGCTGGCCGACGGGGTGACCGTCGCTGCCATTGGCGTTGAGGACCTGATCATCGTCGCCACCGGTGACGCCGTGCTCGTCACGCGGGCCGACCGGACACAGGACGTGAAGAAGATCGTCGATCAGCTGAAGGCCAAGGGCCGATCAGAACTCCTTTGA
- a CDS encoding UbiD family decarboxylase — translation MPYKSLRDFIDKLEAEGELVRITEPVSTVLEMTEIQRRMLAKGGPALLFERPIRDDGVESPIPVLVNLFGTVKRVAMAVTFGGKSRTTGAELREVGETLAFLRQPEPPQGLKDAIDLLPLAKQVLAMRPATVKRAPCQEVVLTGDDIDLNQLPIQTCWPGEPAPLITWPLIVTKGPSDAREDAFNLGIYRMQRLSKNKTIMRWLAHRGGAQHHQRWKKQGKSEPLPAAAVLGADPGTILAAVTPVPDTLSEYQFAGLMRGKKAELVDCVTQPLKVPAEAEIVLEGHVSLDEYADEGPYGDHTGYYNSVERFPVFTVTAITMRQKPIYLSTFTGRPPDEPSVLGEALNEVFIPLIQQQFPEIVDFWLPPEGCSYRIAVISMKKAYPGHAKRVMMGAWSYLRQFMYTKWVIVVDETVNARDWDDVWWAVSTKMDPARDLTIIENTPIDYLDFASPVSGLGSKVGLDATDKWPGETHREWGEVLDMDEDVVAKVDAMMEQLGL, via the coding sequence ATGCCGTACAAATCCCTCCGCGACTTTATCGATAAACTGGAAGCCGAAGGCGAACTGGTCCGAATCACCGAACCCGTTTCGACTGTTCTCGAAATGACGGAGATCCAGCGCCGGATGCTCGCAAAGGGCGGCCCTGCCCTTCTGTTTGAGCGGCCGATTCGCGACGATGGCGTAGAGAGCCCGATCCCGGTCTTGGTTAATCTGTTCGGGACCGTGAAGCGCGTAGCCATGGCGGTCACCTTTGGCGGCAAGTCGAGAACGACCGGCGCCGAACTGCGCGAGGTGGGCGAGACGCTGGCCTTCCTGCGCCAGCCTGAACCACCCCAGGGCCTGAAGGACGCGATCGACCTTCTGCCCCTCGCCAAGCAGGTTCTTGCCATGCGGCCGGCGACGGTGAAGCGCGCGCCGTGTCAGGAAGTGGTGCTGACGGGCGATGACATCGACCTGAACCAATTGCCCATCCAGACCTGCTGGCCGGGGGAGCCCGCACCGCTCATCACCTGGCCGCTGATCGTCACCAAGGGGCCGTCCGATGCCCGTGAGGATGCGTTCAACCTCGGCATCTACCGCATGCAGCGACTGTCAAAGAACAAGACGATCATGCGCTGGCTGGCCCATCGGGGCGGCGCGCAGCACCATCAGCGCTGGAAGAAACAGGGGAAGTCAGAGCCCCTGCCGGCCGCTGCTGTCCTCGGCGCAGATCCGGGGACCATTCTGGCCGCCGTGACCCCCGTCCCAGACACCCTGTCGGAATATCAGTTTGCCGGGCTGATGCGCGGCAAGAAGGCAGAACTCGTCGACTGCGTCACCCAGCCGCTGAAAGTGCCCGCGGAAGCCGAGATCGTCCTTGAGGGGCATGTGTCTCTCGACGAGTACGCCGATGAAGGCCCCTATGGCGATCACACCGGCTACTACAATTCCGTAGAGCGCTTCCCCGTCTTTACGGTGACCGCGATCACGATGCGCCAGAAGCCCATCTATTTGTCGACATTCACAGGTCGGCCACCGGACGAACCCTCGGTGCTGGGCGAAGCGCTCAATGAGGTGTTCATCCCGCTGATCCAGCAGCAATTTCCGGAGATCGTCGATTTCTGGCTGCCGCCCGAGGGCTGCTCCTATCGCATCGCCGTCATCAGCATGAAGAAGGCCTATCCCGGCCACGCCAAGCGCGTGATGATGGGGGCCTGGTCCTATCTGCGACAGTTCATGTACACCAAATGGGTCATTGTGGTGGACGAGACCGTGAACGCGCGGGACTGGGATGATGTGTGGTGGGCGGTATCCACCAAGATGGACCCGGCGCGCGACCTGACCATCATCGAGAACACGCCGATCGACTATCTGGACTTTGCCTCGCCCGTATCAGGGCTGGGGTCGAAAGTCGGTCTCGATGCAACGGATAAATGGCCGGGTGAAACCCATCGGGAATGGGGCGAGGTTCTGGACATGGACGAGGATGTCGTTGCGAAGGTCGATGCCATGATGGAGCAGCTGGGCCTTTAA
- a CDS encoding ligase-associated DNA damage response DEXH box helicase: MAGHPAPELNFPARFADWFAGRGWVLRAHQRDVLEAAQQDQSALLIAPTGGGKTLAGFLPSLIELSEAPKNRRTLHTLYISPLKALAVDIARNLDTPIREMDLPISVESRTGDTSSSKRQRQRDRPPDILLTTPEQLALLLAHPSAEDVFSGLRSVIVDELHALAGKKRGDLLSLDLARLWTLAPGMRTIGLSATVDDPEPLRHYLVPQHGEGERAALIRGTGGARPDVSVMTSAEHIPWSGHSGRHAFGQVYEAIRAATTTLVFTNTRSQAEVCFAELWRMNDDNLPIALHHGSLDREQRERVEAAMSAGDLRAIVCTATLDLGIDWGDVDLVICLGAPKGAARLVQRIGRANHRMDDPSKAYLVPGNRFEVLECVAAKEAVDLGLLDGDPARPGALDVLCQHIWGMACAEPFHPDHLYREIISAYAYRALSREQFDQAVDYVATGGYAMRAYDRYKRIVRQPDGRYRIRDQRIAQLYRMNAGTIVELPTFTVRLGRFRRSGAGKASQPIPGKKLGTVEEWFLNQITPGDTFLFAGQVLKLIGVHDTDVYVTPAPDDEPKIPTWQGAKFPISSFLAGRVREMVSDERQWTALPPQVREWLGWQKAKSTIPRADELLVECFARGGKYFLVCYPFDGRIAHQSLGTLLTRRLERAGVEPIGFCPTEYALSIWMRQDPSGLDMDALFHQDMLGDDLEAWLADAQVMKSTFRNCALIAGLIERNYPGADRKMGRQITFSTSLIYDVLRTHEPDHILLKAAWADAAAGFLDIARISALLERASGHIVFRALERVSPMAVPVLMEVGRETVPGGASDAMLRDLEADLISEMMASPINTTHP, from the coding sequence ATGGCGGGCCATCCGGCGCCTGAATTGAATTTCCCGGCGCGTTTTGCGGACTGGTTTGCGGGGCGCGGCTGGGTCCTGCGTGCTCACCAGCGTGATGTGCTGGAGGCAGCGCAGCAGGACCAGTCGGCCCTTCTGATCGCGCCAACCGGCGGGGGGAAGACCCTGGCCGGCTTTCTGCCGTCCCTGATTGAGCTCAGCGAGGCACCGAAGAACCGCCGGACACTGCACACCCTTTATATTTCGCCGCTGAAGGCGCTGGCTGTCGATATCGCCCGCAATCTCGACACCCCGATCCGAGAAATGGACCTGCCGATCTCGGTGGAATCCCGTACCGGCGATACATCATCATCGAAGCGCCAGCGTCAGCGGGATCGACCGCCGGACATTCTGCTGACGACGCCCGAGCAGTTGGCGCTTCTGCTCGCTCATCCGAGTGCGGAGGACGTCTTTTCCGGTCTGCGGTCTGTCATTGTGGATGAGCTGCATGCGCTGGCCGGCAAGAAGCGGGGGGATCTTCTTTCGCTTGATCTGGCCCGCCTCTGGACGCTTGCGCCGGGAATGCGGACAATCGGTTTGTCGGCGACCGTCGATGACCCTGAACCGCTGCGTCACTATCTCGTCCCGCAACATGGGGAAGGCGAGCGGGCTGCACTCATCCGCGGGACAGGGGGCGCGCGCCCAGACGTTTCGGTGATGACGTCCGCTGAGCATATCCCCTGGTCAGGTCATTCCGGCCGCCATGCCTTCGGGCAGGTTTACGAGGCCATTCGCGCGGCGACGACGACGCTGGTCTTCACCAATACACGGTCCCAGGCCGAGGTCTGCTTTGCGGAGCTGTGGCGGATGAACGACGACAATCTGCCCATCGCCCTGCATCATGGCAGTCTTGACCGGGAGCAGCGGGAACGAGTGGAGGCGGCGATGAGCGCGGGCGACCTGCGCGCGATCGTCTGTACAGCGACGCTGGATCTGGGCATCGACTGGGGCGACGTGGATCTCGTAATCTGTCTTGGCGCCCCAAAGGGCGCGGCCCGATTGGTTCAGCGTATCGGACGCGCCAATCACCGCATGGATGATCCGAGCAAGGCCTATCTCGTCCCCGGCAACAGGTTTGAGGTGCTGGAATGTGTCGCAGCAAAGGAGGCGGTGGATCTGGGCCTGCTGGACGGTGATCCGGCTCGCCCGGGCGCTCTTGATGTGCTGTGCCAACACATCTGGGGTATGGCATGCGCAGAACCGTTCCACCCGGATCATCTCTATCGGGAGATCATTTCCGCCTACGCCTATCGCGCGCTGTCGCGGGAGCAGTTCGACCAGGCGGTCGATTACGTCGCTACGGGTGGCTACGCCATGCGCGCCTACGACCGGTACAAGCGGATCGTTCGTCAGCCTGATGGGCGCTACCGCATTCGCGACCAACGCATCGCCCAGCTCTATCGCATGAATGCCGGTACCATTGTCGAGCTACCAACTTTCACGGTCCGGCTTGGCCGGTTCCGGCGTTCGGGGGCGGGAAAAGCAAGTCAGCCGATCCCGGGCAAGAAGCTCGGTACCGTGGAAGAATGGTTTCTGAATCAGATAACGCCCGGTGACACATTTCTGTTTGCCGGACAGGTCCTGAAACTGATCGGTGTTCACGATACGGATGTTTATGTCACACCTGCGCCGGATGATGAGCCGAAAATCCCGACCTGGCAGGGCGCAAAGTTTCCCATCTCAAGTTTTCTTGCGGGGCGGGTTCGCGAGATGGTCAGCGATGAACGGCAATGGACAGCCCTGCCGCCGCAGGTGCGCGAGTGGCTTGGCTGGCAGAAGGCCAAGTCGACGATCCCTCGGGCGGACGAGTTGCTGGTCGAGTGTTTCGCACGCGGCGGGAAATATTTCCTCGTCTGTTATCCGTTCGACGGGCGCATCGCGCATCAGAGCCTCGGCACATTGCTGACCCGTCGGCTTGAACGGGCAGGGGTGGAGCCCATTGGTTTCTGCCCCACTGAATATGCGCTGTCGATCTGGATGCGGCAGGATCCCTCCGGCCTCGACATGGATGCCCTGTTCCACCAGGACATGCTGGGTGACGATCTCGAAGCCTGGCTGGCGGATGCGCAGGTGATGAAGAGTACCTTTCGCAACTGCGCGCTGATCGCCGGTCTGATCGAGCGAAATTATCCGGGCGCTGACCGAAAGATGGGGCGGCAAATCACGTTCTCCACGTCGCTGATCTACGATGTCCTGCGAACCCATGAGCCCGACCACATTCTTCTGAAGGCCGCATGGGCGGATGCGGCAGCGGGCTTTCTCGACATAGCGCGCATTTCCGCCTTGCTGGAGCGGGCCAGTGGCCACATTGTTTTCAGGGCGCTGGAACGGGTGTCCCCCATGGCCGTTCCTGTCCTGATGGAAGTCGGGCGTGAAACCGTACCGGGCGGCGCCAGTGATGCCATGTTGCGGGATCTCGAGGCTGACCTGATTTCAGAGATGATGGCCTCACCTATCAATACTACCCATCCATGA
- a CDS encoding AGE family epimerase/isomerase, giving the protein MTTTLKTAAARFANWAQQDALPLWYQTAGDATGGFFEDLTMDGVPRKDEIRRVRVQPRQAYVYAHAHMLGWAECGQAASDHGFDYMMEKATGTSATDGSFAGIAHRLHADGSVSDPKRDTYDHAFVLLACAWRFDAFGDTEARKTAAACLRYLDQTMGQPDGSFLEGDPASLPRRQNPHMHLFEAFMALARATGDAAYTGRARRIFALFETHFFDARNGVLLEFFNQDWSLNADKGDIIEPGHMVEWVWLLDQYQELTGTDVSAYMTPLYDNAIRLGTDAKSGFLVDAISMTPGKAIPATRRTWVQTEYIKSSLVMARRGRPELATKAAELIDMLFATYLNTEVQGGYIDQFGADGKMISTVMPTSTLYHLISAAAEAKKTVEALG; this is encoded by the coding sequence ATGACCACCACGCTGAAAACGGCCGCAGCACGGTTTGCGAATTGGGCCCAACAGGACGCCCTACCGCTCTGGTATCAGACGGCCGGTGACGCAACCGGCGGCTTCTTTGAAGATCTCACCATGGATGGCGTACCGCGTAAGGATGAAATCCGCCGCGTTCGGGTTCAGCCGCGCCAGGCCTATGTCTACGCCCACGCCCACATGCTCGGCTGGGCCGAGTGCGGGCAAGCCGCCTCCGATCACGGCTTTGACTACATGATGGAAAAGGCCACGGGTACGTCTGCGACCGACGGGTCATTTGCCGGCATCGCACACCGTCTGCATGCCGACGGCTCGGTCTCCGATCCCAAACGCGATACCTATGACCACGCATTCGTCCTTCTGGCCTGCGCCTGGAGGTTTGACGCCTTTGGCGATACGGAGGCGCGCAAGACTGCCGCCGCCTGTCTTCGCTATCTTGATCAGACCATGGGCCAGCCCGATGGGAGCTTTCTGGAAGGTGATCCTGCCAGCCTGCCGCGCCGCCAGAACCCGCACATGCACCTGTTCGAAGCGTTCATGGCGCTGGCGCGTGCCACTGGCGATGCGGCCTATACGGGCCGGGCGCGCAGGATCTTCGCTCTCTTTGAGACGCATTTCTTTGACGCCCGGAACGGCGTTCTGCTCGAATTCTTCAATCAGGACTGGTCGCTGAACGCGGACAAAGGCGATATTATCGAGCCCGGCCATATGGTCGAGTGGGTCTGGCTACTGGACCAGTACCAGGAACTGACGGGCACGGATGTTTCCGCATACATGACCCCGCTTTACGATAATGCCATTCGCTTGGGTACCGACGCCAAGAGCGGCTTTCTTGTCGATGCGATTTCCATGACCCCCGGCAAGGCAATCCCGGCGACACGGCGGACGTGGGTGCAGACAGAATATATCAAATCATCACTGGTCATGGCCCGGCGCGGTCGTCCAGAGCTGGCGACGAAAGCGGCTGAACTGATCGATATGCTGTTCGCGACCTATCTGAACACGGAGGTTCAGGGCGGTTATATCGACCAGTTCGGCGCGGACGGCAAAATGATCTCGACCGTCATGCCGACCAGCACGCTGTATCACCTGATCAGCGCCGCCGCAGAAGCCAAAAAGACGGTCGAGGCGCTGGGCTGA